The Vitis vinifera cultivar Pinot Noir 40024 chromosome 8, ASM3070453v1 genome segment TGTGTTGACGGTGATTGGGTACAAGAACCAGACTGATCCCTACCATCACGGAAATGAATGCAACGGGGTTGGTATTCTTGGCATTGCTTGGGCCTTTGGTGGCATGATCTTCATCCTTGTTTACTGCACCGCCGGCATCTCTGGTgagctctctctttctctctctgtttGGTTAACaggaaagcaaagaaaaatatgaaattcaaGTAGCATTTTTTCAACCACAATGATCATCATTCTTTTAACATATTGCGGATGTTCACGCTACAACGCGCAGGAGGGCATATTAATCCTGCAGTGACGTTCGGGCTATTCCTGGCTAGAAAGGTGTCGCTGGTCCGAGCCGTGATGTACATGGTGGCCCAGTGCGGGGGAGCCATCTGCGGCTGTGGCCTGGTCAAGCTATTCCAGGATATTTACTACATCAGATACGGTGGTGGCGCCAATGAGCTCGCCTCTGGATACAGTATAGGAACGGGGTTGGCTGCTGAGATTATTGGCACCTTCGTTCTTGTCTACACCGTCTTCTCTGCTACTGATCCCAAAAGAAATGCAAGAGATTCCCATGTGCCTGTAAGTTTGCAGCATGTTGGATAATTAGGCTGAACTTCAGATCGTGAAACTTAATATATGTAATTTCTGCAATTTGTTGGTGATTAATCGTGTTCCTTTCGTTTGAAATGAAGGTTTTGGCACCACTCCCCATTGGATTTGCTGTGTTCATGGTTCACTTAGCCACGATCCCCATCACCGGTACCGGAATCAACCCGGCTCGAAGTCTCGGAGCTGCTGTCATCTACAACCAACCCAAAGCCTGGAGTGACCATGTAAGTGCTCTGCTCACTCACACTCTCAGTTTCAGTACTCCATTTTGTTCCGTTTGATGCCACGATATAAAGCTGATGTTAAAATCGTGTCCATGCTTGCAGTGGGTATTTTGGGCTGGACCCTTCATTGGTGCAGCCATTGCAGCATTCTATCACCAGTTCATATTGAGAGCTGGAGCTGTTAAAGCTCTAGGGTCTTTCAAGAGCAGTTCCCACATGTAATGGGGTAATGCATTTCAATCCATATGGTCCGACAGGCTCTGCATTATATGAGTTGTACATTTAGGTGTATAATAGTGGTGAGGATGTGTGACGAATTTGTGGCCCTGTAGGAGCTTGGCACTTGTTTTGAATGTGCCCCGGGATCATCATCTGCtctgttttctttcctttcctttcccttttttgCCTCGTTTTGTAGTAGTGATGTTGTTGAGATTAATTTATCAACAACTCTGCTCTAATAAACTCCTTTATCAGTTCATCCATTACCCAAAAGTAAGTACAAAAATACCTGGTCCCTCAAATTAATCCTAATTAAAGAAAACGATACATTAATTAATATTGGAGGAGGCCTTTTCCTTGGACACGCCATTTTCAAAAACGATATAAGTATGTGCCAAGTGGCCGCAAAGCAATTGGCACCTCGCTTGACATGACCATGCCCTAAAATGACTTTGCCATagaacaaggaaaataaaaaaatggaaaacaatggAGTACTGCGTCTGCAATGTTTGTAACTTTGCTCAATTTCGGTATTTATCAATTATCGTACACTGCCTTTGCGTAATCATTGAGCTCACTTGCGTTTAAATGTCCACACGCCTGTGCTCATTTTTCTTCGTGGATCCACGTTAAGTCACTTCAATGATGGGTGAAAGCTTTTGGGCAATGTGGAAAATCATGACCTTGTGGGTATGATGGAttgatgtttttgaaaattgttaaaagaaaataatttttgagaataatttttaagaataggttttgtatttaaaaaaaaatatatatatttgggaACTAAATTGTGAAAAACAGTTTTGgctctcaaaaacaaaaaaaacatatttaattgagttaataatttttttaaaataaataaaacaaaaaatataaaatttatttttttaattaataaaatattttattccattaatttaaaattatatatatataaataaattttatatacataattcattttaaatgggaataaattattccattttaaaatttttacattagttataattttcttaaatgatactttataactatttataagtatattaatttcaataatttaagaaagaagaaaggatTTACTGGTGAGGGTATAGTAGTTGATAGAATTCACCTTTTATGGAAACATATAAAAcagttaagaaaataaaaagaaaaatacaaaaaataatctattatttgAATAGTAAAAAAACAacgaaaacatttttttattattctagaaaaagtgattttttaggACGTGAAATACACCTCttttccaaacaagttttttatttttaagagcataaaataatttttgaaaataggaacCAAAACAGGCtgttgggtgtttttttttttcagcggACGGCGCTTTGGCTTTTGATCATCATGTCTCATCAGGTCCTGCACTGCACCCCAACCTGGACACCATTCTCCTCCGCCTGCACCATCACCGGTCATCATCATCGGGCCGTGTTTTGAGGGTTGACAGAAGCAGAGGCGGTTGGAATTATCATGGGAGCTATTTAAAGTGACCTTAAATAGCCATACCCATTATCTAAttacttaaaatgataaaaaaactatcctaataattttattaaagacaCTGCATAGttaattcaattttcctttttatcataTGATTTAGACTTGATAAGTTGAAATTATTATCTCTGTAAAGTCTAGTACGACCAccttcaaaattcattttgaaaattgttttgagAAATAGCTTTTTGTTAtctcaaataaaaatttgttttataaacttaaaaacaagtttgatGAGTTTTAAACTATTCTAAatatataatggtttttaaaaataaatttaagatgcattaaaatattttatttagatttttcgCTAAAACAATTGACAACAcggagaatgagaattttttttataattattttatatgagttccaaaatttttaaaaattgcaagTAAGCCTTGGTTTTATCCTAAGCTcttaaacattattattattttaagtgattttttaattaattaattggttaaaatagatgaaataattttcatatttatgaatttaacctCTCCcatatttttacttgaaaagtaaccaaattttaatataaatgtccttaatcattataaatttttacatgaagtttttaaaaaattttatttttataagaaaagaatgagagagtttttttaaaatgtgacaaaaaaaaaaaacaaagatgggggattagatttttaaaattggggTTTTAACGAccctttaatcaaataacccatttttaatttatttgcaaGACTGGGCCCAATACTCTACTTTATGGAGCGGCCCAAGCCCTGTTTTATTTTGTCCAGGAAAGTGCGGTGCGTCGAGTCCCCGTTTTTCTCTAAATCTCCATTGACGCCGGCTCCGGGTATGCTCGCATCCGAATGAATCTCTCTGCCATTTCTTtcatgataaaaatatatagatatctCTTAACCACATCCATTAGTCGCTTTCTAATCTTATGGTTCTTACTTCTTACGTCTCGGTTCCGTGGATCATAGATCTGATCAGAATTGTTCTCGagtgaaattatttttcaccTTTTCTGATTATATTTTTGGTCCAATTCTTTGTGCTACACGAATTCCctagtttttttggtttctatCATTACTTATCTGTGTTTCTTTACCCTCTGTTTGTTTGCTAAGAAAATCGaaagaatataaatttttgaacCCTATTTTCCATATTGTTTTGGTAATATTTAGGAAAACATTTGACCGTATTAGTCTCGTTTGGATGGACGGGGTTTTGTTTTATACCAAATGATTGAAAATCTACTATTCATTGtccttatttctttcctttttcctacCTTTTCTTAGACAAATGGGGGCAATCCGATTTGTTGGCCTTTTAATTATTGGAAAACGTAATTGGGTCTAATCTATGTCGGTTTGGTTGTGAATGGGAATATGTATGTTTCCCTAAAAATCCTTCCAGAAAGATGAATGTTGTGGTGACATTTTTGAAAGTAATGGAAAAACTGATGATTCCATGGATTTGGGGGATGTTACATGTCATTTACGTGAGAATCTTTTCCATTTCTAAGACCGCTTCTCAATTCAATTATGCACATTCAATTTTGTGGAGAGTCATACCgttgttaatattatttttgatttCCGACCAATTAAGTTACAATTTAAACTACATCTTCACATAAAAAATTGTTGATTCTATTGGTCTAAACCTTTGTAAGAATTTTTACAGCTGTTGGTTCTGAGTTGAGAGTTTCTCTAAGTGAATCAAGATGGATAATTTCAGATAGATTTTGTTGACATCCTCTCTTTCAAAGTTCACATGGGCTAATCATTACACGACATGTCTCCAATGTGTAAATATGAGCTACATCATGACATGACCAATTATAGAGCCTCACACATCTTGAAACTTGGTAGTACATGCTCTAGGCCACTTCCTGCTGATATGACAATTGGTGCACCCTGCCCTTGGTCTATGGACAAGTCCATGTTTTTTCTACATGGCTTCTATGCCATGATGTTGTATCATTTGGACATGGATGCCTATCTCCAAATATATTATCAAGTTATCCGAATATTCGTGGTACATGAATGTCCACTGTGGCAGATGCTGAATGAGTTTCTCCTACTCTAAAGGTGACATCAGGTACACTTGCGAGGTGATTATTACACTCTTGTTGTAGGAAGGAGTGTATATTTCTTCCAAAATGCTTATGGCTAAATGATATCTTAAATCCCTTTGAAGGTGTCACTTTCGACACAGTGTCATGATGCTACCTTGCCTCTCCAAGTTGGGAGTAGGGTTCGAAAGGTCCAAAATAGGATTCACACATCTAAGTGGTGGAGTTAGTTTTCCACCACTAAGTACTTTGGGATTGGTTTGAGGGTCTTAATTTGGTGCATATAGCTAGAGATTCATCAAAGCAGGGTTGACAAGTATCGAGTCTGTCTTGGTCAAAATGTGAGGGAAGGGAGACCATTATGTCTTTGTGATACCTCATATTTAGAGGTTTCCACATCATCCTTGAACACTTAAATTAAGAGTTTTGGGGAACATTATAGAAAGCCCCTATTTCccacaaaaagaaagaaggaatgAATGGTTGCCTGCTTGGTTGGATTCTCCACTTGATTTAATTGCTATTCTTTCCAACTCCCTCTCGCCTCTTACTTTGTTTCACTCCCTTCTTAAACTTTTGAGACTTCATTGTCCCATGGTTGACCTCAACAGTTAAGAACCTTACATAAACATTTTTGGTGACTTCATTGGAAGGTAGTACACTAAATGGTGACCCTAAGGGGTAATACCCAAGCCTTTGATGAAGCTTTCAGTGAATCTTATCCACCATTACCACCACCACCTTCAACATTTAACCAAAATGAGAATCTACCTCAAGTATCTAATTAAAATGAGATTCTTGTTGTTTTGGTTCCAACCCTCACATCTTTGGCACAAACTTAGAGCCAAATTCTTATGCAGCTTTGAGCTCTTGAACCAAATCAATCCATCCCTATAAGGATTTACTAGTTATCAAACCTCGCTTATGGATGCGAATGGGTCAAGAGCATATGTTCCTTATCATGTTACAGAGAACAGTATGAACATTGTTCCAAAGTTGTGTCATGAGTACATAACATTAGCGGAAGTGGAAGTTGTACACCATAgagaatgtgaaaaaaaaaaagggccttACATCAACATCTTGATTATGATACCAGTCCTCCATAACTTATGGAGTTAGTGGGTCTGTAGTCTACCTTATCCAATAGGCTACACaattcttattttcattcttttcaatAGTTACAACAGGAACACAATTCATTGAGACTCTTTAAATTCATGGAACCAATTGTAACCTTTGACATCAAGAATTCTCTAAATCCATAACTGATAAGGCATACACATGGTATTCTAGCTTGGCCCTTAGGTCAGTGTGTTCATGGGGAGAAATGATTGCTGTGTTTCACACCAAGTTTTTCAATGTTTAGGAATGTATGACATCCATAGCATTATTACAAGAGTGTCAATGTTATGATGAAGACCTTATGGTCCATCTTCGACAATATTGTGAGCTAGCAGTTAAGTTATTTGAAGACACATTAGTTGGAATGTGTGTTGCTAGGATGGTTGCTGAACATAAGGTTCATCTTGAGAATATTCCTATCCCTACATTCTCAAAACTTTATGAAGCTACATGTTGAACTAATTTTTCTGTTCGAATTATCCCAAGCCTTGTGCCAATTCCCATTGAGTTCCATGGACTTGATCCCTATGAATGACTTAGCTCACCATTGGTGGGAGCCTATTTTGGCATAATTAAAGGGCCATGCAAATATGACAAATATAAGAGACCTTTACCATTTTACCCTTCAAAATGGATAACTTGATTTGTGAAAAGGAATCTTGGCTTGGTGTATCAATAGTATTAAGGTACACATTCACCTAGCTCAAGTTCATGTAAACGCTTGTGATGATGCATATGTGGGTCTTTGTCATCATATTTAACATCAAGGGTACCTTGTGTGGGTCTATTTTATACTTgattgtcaaaaaaaaaaaggaaagtatacCTCACATTGTGTGAGGGGGTGAGCTTGTGGCCATGAGgtggcaacaaaaaaaaaagtgcaaggTGATGATAGTTATCTAACTGCCTAGCTGCAATAATAGTAGGTGGGGCTTCTTAGCCTATTTATCACATTAAAAAAGTAAATAGCAAGTCATCTTGCATTTTACAAGGTGGTGgtctaattttattataaaaatgaaacgGGAAGGCTTTATCCCTACTTGTGCCACCcctcaattatttattttttgtttatacatacaatttattattcattAGTTTTATTactctatttaattatttgttcatATAAAAAACTggcattatttatttattcattattttttaccttgctttgttcattttactttctaaaaatatctattcattgtattttttaaaataaaaagaacatatATTTCTAACTATGCTATACAAATGAATTATGCATTATGAGTAttattctatttaattatttgttcatATAATAAACtgacattatttatttattcattattttttttccttgctttgttcattttacatcataaaaaatctattcattgtattttgtaaaataaaaaaaacatatatttccAATTGTGCTATACAAATGAGTTATgcattattaataacaatttcttttgtaaatatgttaagaaatttttttgatacaTCTCTAAGGGATAGAAGCTCTGTTCATATCCTTTATGTCTCACTTGTTCCCATCTAAGTAAATATAAGGGCCTTCATGCCTTCCTCATTGCATTGTAGGAAAAATGGGTCTCATTTCTTTAtgatgttaaaaattttaattagttaCACATAAAAGAACTTTACATTTGCTATTAACTTGATGCATATGCTCCCAGGCGAAAATGATTAaagttatgattattttaaaattcacatcttttcctttttatagtGACTTAAATGTTAAGAATTGATTCATTCAAGATAATATTATGTAGCAAGGTATACATTATTATTTATGGCCTTATGAAATGATTCTTTAATCAGTTATGAGTTCCAAAATGCAACATGATTTCCATGAGTATGCAAGCTTGCTCCATCATTGCTAACACTGCCTTTTTAGGAGGTTATTAATGTCCTATTTTTCAAAGTCTACGTGGACCAATCATTATGCAGCATGTGTTCAACGTGTGACATATGCCAATTATGGAGTATCATGTGTCTTGAAACTTAGTAGTGCATGTTCAAGGTTGCTTTCCACTAATATGACACTTGGTGCACCTTGCCCTTGATCTCTGATACATGCAAATGTTCATATTTTTCCTACTTAGTTTCTATATCATAGTGTTACATCATTTGGATTCGGATGTTTATcttcaaatatattttggaGTTATCCAAATGCTCATGGAATATGGATGCCCTTCATGGCAAATGGTGAGGGGGTTTGTCCTACTTTATGTCTTGACGAGGGTGACATCGTGTACATCTAAAAGGGTGATTATTTCACTCCTATCATAGGAATGGGTGTATATGTCCTCTAAAATACTTGTCGCTAAATGATCTTCTACACTCCTTGAAGGTGTGACCCTTGACATAGTCAGACAACGGCATGATGCTAACACACTTGCCTAAGTTAGAAGTAGAGTTGGTGGGGGGGGGGGTTCAAAAATGGACTGGGCGCATATTGAACACTTTGGGATTGGTTTGAGGGTCTTGGTTTAGTTGTTAGAGCTAGAGGTTCACCAATGTGGGATTGAAATGTATCAAACCCATCTTGGCCAAAATGAGAGAGAGGAGGGACCATTATGTCTTTGTGATATATGTCTTTTCTAGAGGATTCCATATCATCCTTGAACAATTGATATGGAAGTTATTATTCTGGAGCACTCTAAAAAGGCTTTATTTCTCTCCAAATGATAGAAGGAAGGGTTGCTCCCTCTCCTGGATTCTTTCCTTGATTTCATTGTCATCGTCTCTATTTTCTTCTCACCTCTTTCTCTCTATTCTACTCTCTCCTCAAACTCTTGACACCTCACTGTCTCATGTGGCTAACCTTCTATAGGTGAAAGCACTAAATAAATAGATTGAATATGTTAAGAATAGATAAACAAAGTGTTGTGCCATTTAAAGTGTGTTGGGTGGTATAAGGATTTCTAGTTTAGCCTTTGAGAATTGAGAGTGATGCTTTTCAACATAAGAATTGATGTAGCACAGAAAGTAAAATGTAAGGAGAGTAGTGTATACTTGAAAGGACCCTAGGAATCACTCCTAGAAACCTTTGGGCTTCACACCCAAGTGCTTTTTGTATCACACAAATAAAATAGTGGCTTTTGgaaattcattcattcattaaTTCTTCTCAAAAGATTAGTCAACTACTATATAAAACTTTTCTAGGGACTTATAACTCATTGGAACTAGACACATAGTAATAATGCAacttgaaaaaaacaaaacttggaCTAACTACTAGACCACATTAAAGACTATTggaaaatgacaataataatgattgaaaaGGGTAACTTATAACCATTGACTAGGCCCATAATTTGATTTCTGGAAAGTACTTTCTAGGCTAAACCCATATTGAATTATATAAGATCCCAACTAAGCCCATTATCATCTAAAGAGTGTTAAATTAAAGTTTGGGCCTTGAGCCTTCTCCTTTGCGCCTTTGATAAACTTTCCATCAACTCCCATCGACTTAGGAAGACTGGACCTTGACGAGTTAAAGGCATGGAATCTCTCATAAAGGTCTTGATTCAAGTGTTGGAATTCCCTATATGTGATCTAGGTGCAATATGAAAGTGGCCTCCCTCTCCATTTGACAAGATACTTTTGCTAGCTCCTTCCTCTTGTTGAAACAATTTGGTGATCAATAACATCTTCAATTTCCTCTTTTAAACGAGGAGCTGGTGGTAAGCAAACATTTGGGTCACCATTAGTTGTAACATCTTTAGCATTAGAACATAGGGCAAGGTCCTTGATGTTGAAGATGTTACTAATGCCCACATTTTTTGGAAAATCAAGAACATAAGCATTAGAGCTAATTTTCTTGAGCACTTTGTATGGACTAGCATTCTTTGAGTGAAGTTTCTTATATGTACCTTTAGAATATCATTCAGGTTTTATCCTTACCATAACCATATCTCCTTAAAATCAACAAACTTTCTTTTCAAATCAGCATGTGCCTTGTAATTCTCATTGCTGAGAGCAATCTTCCTTCGAACAATGTCATGTAAATCATGTATATGCTTACTAAAGCATCAGCTTCAACTTGGTTGTGCTTCCATTGGTAATGGAACCAAATCAATAGGCTTCTTAGGAAGGAAGCCAGCCACAATCTCAAATGGGTTGCAACCTGTAGACCTATTTACTGTTGTATGCAAACCCAGCCATTGGAAGAATCTGATCCCAATTAGTGACATGTTCTCCAACTAGGTAGTGAAGTAGATCACCTAAACTGCGGTTAACTACTTCTATTTGGCTGTCGGTTTGAGGGTGAAAAGCTGAAGAAAATTTCAGCTTTGTATTCAGCATCTTACGTAAGCTTCTCCAAAAATAACTCATAATATTTGCATCTTGATTAGAAACAATAGTCTTAGGCAAACCCTGAAGTCGGACAATTTCTTTGAAGAACAGTTTAGCAACATGGACAACATTCAAAGTCTTTGAACATGGGATAAAGTGCACTGTTTTAGAGAAATGATCTACCATGATAAATATGGAGTCATGTCCCCTGAAAGTTTTTGGCGAACCAAAGACGCAATCCATGCTTAGGTCTTGCCATGGCTTATATGGCACAAGAAGTGACATGTATAGTCCAATATTTTTCTTCCCTCCCTTTGATAGTTGACATGTGCGACATTTAGACACATTCTTAACCACATCTTTTTTTGAACTTGGCCAATAAAAATGATCTTCTGTCATCGCAATTGTCTTATTTCTTCCAAAATGACCATATGCTCCTCCGGAATGCAATTCCCATATCATTGGCTCTTGAAGTAATGTGTTAGGTATGCAAAGGTGGGTCCTTTGAAGAGTTATCCATCATGCAACGAAAAATATGGATATGCTCCCAAGTTTTCTGCTACTAAGGCAACATACATATATAATGCTGAAATCCTTGCAAGAATTATAATCCCGCTTCAAGAAATCAAATCCCACAACTTGTATAgccatagaaaaaaaatcatacaccACTCAACTAAGAGAATCTGCTACCTTGTTCTCAACACTAGATTTATGCTTAATAACAAAGGTGTATTCTTGTAAGAAAGAGGGTCATTTCCCATGACGATGGTTATGCTTCATTTGAGAGTTGATTTACTTGAGAGCTTCATGATTAGAATATACAACAAACTCCTTTGGAAGGAAATAATGGCGCCAATAGTGCAAAGCTTGAACCACAACATAGAATTCTTTGTCATAGATCGAATATTTTTGCTTTGCTTCATTCactttttcattgaaaaatgtAATGGGATGTCCTTCCTGATTGAGCATGCCTGTAATTCCCATATTCGATGCATCACAAGTTAcatcaaatacttttgaaaaattggGAAGTTGTAGAATAGGAGCTTtatgtcacaagatgcttc includes the following:
- the PIP2;3 gene encoding aquaporin-like → MAKDIEVAGHGDLTLKDYHDPPPAPLVDPEELGSWSFYRAIIAEFVATLLFLYVTVLTVIGYKNQTDPYHHGNECNGVGILGIAWAFGGMIFILVYCTAGISGGHINPAVTFGLFLARKVSLVRAVMYMVAQCGGAICGCGLVKLFQDIYYIRYGGGANELASGYSIGTGLAAEIIGTFVLVYTVFSATDPKRNARDSHVPVLAPLPIGFAVFMVHLATIPITGTGINPARSLGAAVIYNQPKAWSDHWVFWAGPFIGAAIAAFYHQFILRAGAVKALGSFKSSSHM